From the genome of Vigna angularis cultivar LongXiaoDou No.4 chromosome 11, ASM1680809v1, whole genome shotgun sequence, one region includes:
- the LOC108334423 gene encoding vacuolar protein-sorting-associated protein 33 homolog isoform X1 has protein sequence MAQIPNLDNAPINLTSIREQSQKELLNILKNVRGKKCLVIDPKLGDSLSLIIQTSILKEHGVELRHLSGDPIQTDCSKVVYLVHAQPKLMKFICSNIHNDISKGLQREYHVYFVPRRTVVCEKVLEEEKLHHVVSIGEYPLYIVPMDEDVLSFELDLSYKECQVDGDTGSLWHIAKAIHKLEFSFGVIPNVRAKGKASVCVADILNRMQAEEPVNLSDIVVPEINTLILLDREVDMVTPLCSQLTYEGLLDEFLHISNGSVELDASIMGLQQEGKKTKVPLNSSDKLFKEIRDLNFEVVVQILRQKATSMKQDYTEMTTTTQTVSELKDFVKKLNSLPEMTRHINLAQHLSTFTSKPSFLGQLDMEHTIVESQSYDICFDYIEELIHKQEPLTRVLRLLILFSITNSGLPKKHFDYFRRELLHSYGFEHVAMLNNLEKAGLFKKQESKSNWLTIKRALQLVVEDTDTANPNDIAYVFSGYAPLSIRLVQHAIRSGWRPVEEILKLLPGPHLETKRGGFSNSPSFDTLSGVSTSLAKVPDGRRALVLVVFVGGVTFAEISALRFFSTQEGMAYDLIIATTKIVNGQSLIEPFVEKLG, from the exons ATGGCTCAGATTCCAAACCTAGATAATGCTCCTATCAATCTCACATCCATTAG GGAACAGTCCCAAAAAGAACTCCTCAATATCCTCAAGAAT GTTCGAGGAAAGAAGTGTTTGGTCATTGATCCGAAGCTCGGGGACTCTCTCTCGCTTATTATACAGACATCCATTCTCAAG GAGCATGGAGTTGAATTGCGACATCTTTCTGGTGATCCAATTCAGACTGACTGCAGCAAAGTAGTTTACCTAGTGCATGCTCAGCCcaagttgatgaaattcataTGTTCTAATATTCATAATGATATATCGAAAGGATTGCAAAGAGAATATCATGTTTATTTTGTCCCCCGTCGCACTGTTGTTTGTGAGAAA GTTCTTGAGGAAGAGAAATTACATCACGTGGTTTCAATTGGGGAATATCCCTTGTATATTGTACCGATGGATGAAGATGTGTTATCATTTGAACTTGATCTTTCTTACAAA GAATGCCAAGTTGATGGTGATACAGGATCGCTTTGGCACATTGCTAAAGCTATTCACAAACTTGAG ttTTCTTTTGGAGTGATACCAAATGTGAGGGCAAAAGGAAAAGCATCTGTGTGTGTTGCAGACATCCTAAACCGAATGCAAGCCGAGGAACCAGTTAACTTATCTGAT ATTGTTGTGCCAGAGATAAATACACTAATCCTTCTAGATAGAGAG GTGGACATGGTTACTCCTTTGTGTTCCCAATTAACATATGAGGGACTACTTGATGAG TTTCTGCACATTAGCAATGGCTCTGTAGAGCTTGATGCATCTATTATGGGTCTTCAACAAGAAGGGAAAAAAACCAAAGTTCCCCTGAATTCAAG TGACAAGCTTTTTAAGGAGATACGGGATCTAAACTTTGAAGTTGTTGTCCAG ATTTTACGTCAAAAAGCTACTTCCATGAAGCAAGACTACACAGAAATGACAACTACT ACACAAACAGTTTCTGAGTTGAAAGACTTCGTGAAAAAGCTGAACTCATTGCCTGAGATGACT AGACACATAAATCTTGCCCAGCATCTATCAACATTCACTTCAAAGCCTTCATTTCTTGGGCAACTTGATATGGAACATACAATTGTGGAGTCCCAGAGTTATGACAT ATGCTTTGATTACATTGAAGAACTGATCCATAAGCAAGAGCCTTTGACAAGAGTCTTACGCCTTCTAATCCTATTTTCTATTACTAATTCTGGGTTGCCAAAGAAGCACTTTGACTACTTCAG GAGAGAACTACTTCATAGCTATGGATTTGAGCACGTAGCAATGCTAAACAATTTAGAGAAAGCTGGTTTATTTAAAAAGCAG GAGTCAAAAAGCAATTGGCTCACTATAAAACGTGCTTTGCAGCTTGTGGTTGAAGACACCGATACGGCCAA CCCTAATGATATTGCTTACGTCTTCTCTGGATATGCACCACTCAGCATTCGACTGGTCCAGCATGCCATTCGGTCTGGATG GCGTCCTGTTGAAGAAATTTTGAAGCTACTGCCTGGACCACATTTGGAAACGAAGAGG GGCGGATTTTCAAATAGTCCATCATTTGACACTTTATCAGGGGTTTCAACCAGCTTGGCCAA GGTACCAGATGGAAGGCGTGCCCTGGTGCTTGTTGTCTTTGTTGGGGGTGTTACCTTTGCAGAGATCTCTGCACTCCGATTTTTCAGCACTCAG GAGGGCATGGCATATGATTTGATTATTGCAACAACAAAAATAGTCAATGGCCAAAGCTTGATTGAACCGTTTGTGGAAAAGCTAGGTTGA
- the LOC108334423 gene encoding vacuolar protein-sorting-associated protein 33 homolog isoform X2 produces MKFICSNIHNDISKGLQREYHVYFVPRRTVVCEKVLEEEKLHHVVSIGEYPLYIVPMDEDVLSFELDLSYKECQVDGDTGSLWHIAKAIHKLEFSFGVIPNVRAKGKASVCVADILNRMQAEEPVNLSDIVVPEINTLILLDREVDMVTPLCSQLTYEGLLDEFLHISNGSVELDASIMGLQQEGKKTKVPLNSSDKLFKEIRDLNFEVVVQILRQKATSMKQDYTEMTTTTQTVSELKDFVKKLNSLPEMTRHINLAQHLSTFTSKPSFLGQLDMEHTIVESQSYDICFDYIEELIHKQEPLTRVLRLLILFSITNSGLPKKHFDYFRRELLHSYGFEHVAMLNNLEKAGLFKKQESKSNWLTIKRALQLVVEDTDTANPNDIAYVFSGYAPLSIRLVQHAIRSGWRPVEEILKLLPGPHLETKRGGFSNSPSFDTLSGVSTSLAKVPDGRRALVLVVFVGGVTFAEISALRFFSTQEGMAYDLIIATTKIVNGQSLIEPFVEKLG; encoded by the exons atgaaattcataTGTTCTAATATTCATAATGATATATCGAAAGGATTGCAAAGAGAATATCATGTTTATTTTGTCCCCCGTCGCACTGTTGTTTGTGAGAAA GTTCTTGAGGAAGAGAAATTACATCACGTGGTTTCAATTGGGGAATATCCCTTGTATATTGTACCGATGGATGAAGATGTGTTATCATTTGAACTTGATCTTTCTTACAAA GAATGCCAAGTTGATGGTGATACAGGATCGCTTTGGCACATTGCTAAAGCTATTCACAAACTTGAG ttTTCTTTTGGAGTGATACCAAATGTGAGGGCAAAAGGAAAAGCATCTGTGTGTGTTGCAGACATCCTAAACCGAATGCAAGCCGAGGAACCAGTTAACTTATCTGAT ATTGTTGTGCCAGAGATAAATACACTAATCCTTCTAGATAGAGAG GTGGACATGGTTACTCCTTTGTGTTCCCAATTAACATATGAGGGACTACTTGATGAG TTTCTGCACATTAGCAATGGCTCTGTAGAGCTTGATGCATCTATTATGGGTCTTCAACAAGAAGGGAAAAAAACCAAAGTTCCCCTGAATTCAAG TGACAAGCTTTTTAAGGAGATACGGGATCTAAACTTTGAAGTTGTTGTCCAG ATTTTACGTCAAAAAGCTACTTCCATGAAGCAAGACTACACAGAAATGACAACTACT ACACAAACAGTTTCTGAGTTGAAAGACTTCGTGAAAAAGCTGAACTCATTGCCTGAGATGACT AGACACATAAATCTTGCCCAGCATCTATCAACATTCACTTCAAAGCCTTCATTTCTTGGGCAACTTGATATGGAACATACAATTGTGGAGTCCCAGAGTTATGACAT ATGCTTTGATTACATTGAAGAACTGATCCATAAGCAAGAGCCTTTGACAAGAGTCTTACGCCTTCTAATCCTATTTTCTATTACTAATTCTGGGTTGCCAAAGAAGCACTTTGACTACTTCAG GAGAGAACTACTTCATAGCTATGGATTTGAGCACGTAGCAATGCTAAACAATTTAGAGAAAGCTGGTTTATTTAAAAAGCAG GAGTCAAAAAGCAATTGGCTCACTATAAAACGTGCTTTGCAGCTTGTGGTTGAAGACACCGATACGGCCAA CCCTAATGATATTGCTTACGTCTTCTCTGGATATGCACCACTCAGCATTCGACTGGTCCAGCATGCCATTCGGTCTGGATG GCGTCCTGTTGAAGAAATTTTGAAGCTACTGCCTGGACCACATTTGGAAACGAAGAGG GGCGGATTTTCAAATAGTCCATCATTTGACACTTTATCAGGGGTTTCAACCAGCTTGGCCAA GGTACCAGATGGAAGGCGTGCCCTGGTGCTTGTTGTCTTTGTTGGGGGTGTTACCTTTGCAGAGATCTCTGCACTCCGATTTTTCAGCACTCAG GAGGGCATGGCATATGATTTGATTATTGCAACAACAAAAATAGTCAATGGCCAAAGCTTGATTGAACCGTTTGTGGAAAAGCTAGGTTGA